Genomic DNA from Carnobacterium divergens DSM 20623:
TGGTTCAGGTAAATCGACCTTAGCACAATTAATGACAAGACTTTATGACCCAAGCGAAGGCGAGATTTTAATTGGTGGTGTGCCCTTAAAAGAAATTCCTAAGGATACTTTGCGCCATACCATTTCATTAGTTTTGCAACGGGCTGTCTTATTTTCAGGTACGATTGCGGATAATATTCGTCAAGGGAAACAAAATGCTTCGCTAGAAGAAATGGAGCATGCTTCTGCTATTGCTCAAGCAAAAGAGTTTATCGATCGTCAAGATAACCGATATGATGCAATGGTGGAAGAACGTGGCTTGAATTTTTCAGGTGGGCAAAAGCAACGATTATCAATTACAAGAGGAATTGTGGGGGAACCCAAAGTCTTGATTTTAGATGATAGTACAAGCGCCCTAGATGCTAAATCTGAAAAATTGGTAAAAGAAGCGTTGAATCAAGAATTAGATGATACAACAACATTTATTATCGCACAAAAAATTTCATCAGTCATTCAGGCCGATAAAATTTTAGTATTAGATCAAGGTAAATTGGTTCAAGTAGGAACCCATAAAGAGTTGCTACAAACGAGTGCTATTTATCAAGAAATCTATGAAACTCAAAAAGGGAAAGAGGTGGCAGTAAATGAGTGAATTTAAAAAAATTAGTCGCTTTTTCTGGATGTACTTGCGACATTTTAAATTACAATTAGCTGTCGTAATCGTAGCAGTAGTTGCTTCGACTTATTTACAAGTAAAAGCCCCTTACTATATTGGACAAGCGATTCAAGAATTAGCAAATTATGCAGCACGTGGTTTTAAAGATAATAGTGAATTTATCCGCATTATCTGGTTGTTAGTCATTTTTTATGTCTTGCTTGCAGCAGGTACCTTTATTCAAAGTATCTTGATGGCTGGAATTTCAGGTCGTTCGACTAATAAAATGCGTATTGATTTATTCAAAAAAATGGAAAGTTTATCTATCCGATTTTTTGACAGTCATAAAGACGGAGAGATGCTGAGCCGTTTTACAAGTGATTTAGATAATATATCAAATACGCTGAATCAAGCGCTAGTTCAAGTCATGTCGAATGTGGCGTTGATGGTTGGTGTGACTATTATGATGTTCCGTCAAGATGTTCAATTAAGTATCGTAACATTGGCAGCCGCTCCATTTGCCATTATTATAGCAGCTTTAGTCATTCGTAAAGCGCGTAAGTATGTAAACTTACAGCAAGAGAGCATCGGTTCTTTAAATGGTTATATTGATGAGAAAATTTCAGGTCAAAAAATGATTATTGCCAATGGTTTAGAGGCAGAAACTGTTACTGAATTTTTGGATTATAATCAGAATGTTAAAAAGGTTTCTTTTAAAGGGCAAGTTTACTCAGGTTTGCTTTTCCCAATGATGCAAGGAATTGCTCTTTTTAATACAGCGATTGTTATTTTCTTTGGTGGGTATTTTGCTTTAAATGGCAGTATCGAACGTGCGGTAGCACTAGGGTTAATTGTGACTTTTGTACAATATTCACAACAATTTTATATGCCCTTAACGCAAATTTCATCACAATATAGCATGCTGCAACTCGCTTTTACTGGTGCAAAACGTGTTATTGAAGTTCTTGATGAAGAGCCAGAAGTGGAACGTCCAACGGTAAAAGCAATGTATGGAATTGAAAAAGAAGTTCGTTTGGACCATGTTGATTTTTCATATGTAGCAAATAAACCTATTTTAAAGGATATTTCAATTACGGCGAAAAAAGGCCAAATGGTTGCTTTGGTAGGACCAACAGGATCTGGTAAAACGACCATTATGAACTTGCTAAATCGTTTCTATAATGTTGATAATGGGGCTATCTTAATCGATAATGTTGATATTCGAGATATTGAGTTAGCTTCATTACGAAAACAGGTAGGAATTGTGTTACAAGATTCAGTATTGTTTTCAGGCACGATTCGAGATAATATCGTTTTTGGTAAGCCAGAAGCTACAGATGAAGAAGTCATTGGCGCTGCAAAACAGGCGCATATTCATGATTTTATTATGTCATTAGATGATGGATATGAGACAATTGTAAGTGATGAACACAGTATTTTTAGTGTGGGGCAAAAACAATTGATAAGTATTGCTAGAACAATTATTACAGATCCATCCTTGTTGATATTAGATGAAGCAACGAGTAATGTCGATACGGTGACCGAAAGTAAAATTCAAAAAGCAATGGAAGCCATCATTTCTGGTCGAACCAGCTTTGTAATTGCCCATCGCTTAAAAACTATTTTAAATGCGGATTATATTGTCGTATTGAATCAAGGAGAAATCATTGAAGAAGGTACACATGAAGAACTATTGAATTTAGAAGGATTTTATTCTGAATTGTATCACAACCAATTTGTCATGGAATAGTAAAAAGCGCCTCTCATAAAGTATGAGAGGCGCTTTTTTAATTAAGCTTCTTTTTCTTCACTTGGTGAATCTAAGAAAATCGTACATACAACACCAATCACTAAACAAGTAATTCCCATCAAAACTAATAGGATAGGATTCATTGTAGCTGTTGTTGCACCCCAATAAGGAAAGACTCCTGTTTCAAATAAAGTAATTAAAGCTGAAATCATTACTCCAGCCACACCATAATAAACAAGACTTTCATATTTTGTTAGCAAATAGCCCATTAATTTAGCAATTAAAATGATTCCAACAACAGATCCGATAACAAATGGTACTAATAATAGGACACTACCAAATGCTGCACTAGCTGCAACAAAGTCACCTTTGAGTAAATAGAAAAGTAAATCTACAAACTGACCAACTGCATTATAAACGGTTCCATATTGATTGATAACCATTAACATAATGCTGCCACTTACACCTGGAACGGACATTAATGACATTGAGAAGGCACCTGCAAAGAGCATTGAAAAAGCATCGTCCCAACTATCAAAAGATTGAATTGCGATATATGATTCGCTGCCGCCCTCACCCATTTTTGTTAGGGCTAAAATAAGTAGAAATGAAACAACTGAAACAATTAAATAACTTGGCTTAAATGGGATTTTTTTCATTTTTTTAAAGACTAGAGGAAAACTGCCTAAGACTAATCCTACAAAGAATAAGTAAGATTGGATGGGGTACTCAATACAGACCCATAGAA
This window encodes:
- a CDS encoding DUF368 domain-containing protein, whose amino-acid sequence is MSLINTLKGFLIGIALVIPGLSGSIFAVVVGLYEKMMDAINHFKSNKKASIQFLLPIGIGAVIGIMASTKMILWVCIEYPIQSYLFFVGLVLGSFPLVFKKMKKIPFKPSYLIVSVVSFLLILALTKMGEGGSESYIAIQSFDSWDDAFSMLFAGAFSMSLMSVPGVSGSIMLMVINQYGTVYNAVGQFVDLLFYLLKGDFVAASAAFGSVLLLVPFVIGSVVGIILIAKLMGYLLTKYESLVYYGVAGVMISALITLFETGVFPYWGATTATMNPILLVLMGITCLVIGVVCTIFLDSPSEEKEA
- a CDS encoding ABC transporter ATP-binding protein, translating into MSEFKKISRFFWMYLRHFKLQLAVVIVAVVASTYLQVKAPYYIGQAIQELANYAARGFKDNSEFIRIIWLLVIFYVLLAAGTFIQSILMAGISGRSTNKMRIDLFKKMESLSIRFFDSHKDGEMLSRFTSDLDNISNTLNQALVQVMSNVALMVGVTIMMFRQDVQLSIVTLAAAPFAIIIAALVIRKARKYVNLQQESIGSLNGYIDEKISGQKMIIANGLEAETVTEFLDYNQNVKKVSFKGQVYSGLLFPMMQGIALFNTAIVIFFGGYFALNGSIERAVALGLIVTFVQYSQQFYMPLTQISSQYSMLQLAFTGAKRVIEVLDEEPEVERPTVKAMYGIEKEVRLDHVDFSYVANKPILKDISITAKKGQMVALVGPTGSGKTTIMNLLNRFYNVDNGAILIDNVDIRDIELASLRKQVGIVLQDSVLFSGTIRDNIVFGKPEATDEEVIGAAKQAHIHDFIMSLDDGYETIVSDEHSIFSVGQKQLISIARTIITDPSLLILDEATSNVDTVTESKIQKAMEAIISGRTSFVIAHRLKTILNADYIVVLNQGEIIEEGTHEELLNLEGFYSELYHNQFVME